In Xanthomonas sp. SI, the following are encoded in one genomic region:
- the aroA gene encoding 3-phosphoshikimate 1-carboxyvinyltransferase, which yields MSNEQYWIATKGSALQGTLNVPGDKSVSHRAVMFAALADGVSHIDGFLEGEDTRSTAAIFARLGVRIETPSPSQRIVHGVGVDGLQAPQGELDCGNAGTGMRLLAGLLAAQPFDSVLVGDASLSKRPMRRVTEPLALMGARIDTDANGVPPLRIHGGQPLHGIEFVSPVASAQVKSAVLLAGLYADGVTSVQEPHPTRDYTERMLSAFGVEIAFEPGHARLRGGQRLRATDIAVPADFSSAAFFIVAASIVPGSDITLRAVGLNPRRTGLLAALRLMGADIVEHNHSEHGGEPVADLRVRYAPLRGAQIPEAVVPDMIDEFPALFVAAAAAQGQTLVTGAAELRVKESDRLAAMATGLRSLGIVVDETPDGATIHGGPLGGGVIESHGDHRIAMAFAIAGQLADGEVRINDVANVATSFPGFDTLARNAGFGLVASE from the coding sequence ATGAGCAACGAGCAGTACTGGATCGCGACGAAGGGCTCTGCTTTGCAGGGGACGTTGAATGTGCCGGGCGATAAGTCGGTCTCGCATCGGGCGGTGATGTTCGCGGCGCTGGCCGATGGGGTGTCGCATATCGATGGGTTCCTGGAGGGCGAGGACACGCGCTCGACCGCGGCGATCTTCGCCAGGCTCGGGGTCAGGATCGAGACGCCGTCGCCGTCGCAGCGGATCGTCCACGGGGTCGGCGTCGATGGCTTGCAGGCGCCGCAGGGCGAACTGGATTGCGGCAATGCCGGCACCGGGATGCGGCTGCTCGCCGGCTTACTGGCCGCGCAGCCGTTCGATAGTGTGCTGGTCGGCGACGCGTCGCTTTCGAAGCGGCCGATGCGCCGGGTGACCGAGCCGTTGGCGCTGATGGGCGCGCGCATCGATACCGATGCCAACGGCGTGCCGCCGCTGCGTATCCATGGCGGGCAGCCTTTGCATGGCATCGAGTTCGTCTCTCCCGTAGCCAGCGCCCAGGTCAAGTCGGCGGTGCTGTTGGCCGGGCTGTATGCCGATGGCGTCACTTCGGTGCAGGAACCGCATCCGACCCGCGACTACACCGAGCGCATGCTGTCCGCGTTCGGCGTGGAGATCGCGTTCGAACCCGGCCACGCGCGCCTGCGCGGCGGCCAGCGGCTGCGCGCCACCGACATCGCGGTGCCGGCCGATTTCTCCTCGGCAGCGTTCTTCATCGTCGCCGCCAGCATCGTTCCCGGTTCGGACATCACCCTGCGCGCGGTCGGCCTCAATCCGCGCCGCACCGGCCTGCTCGCGGCGCTGCGGCTGATGGGCGCGGACATCGTCGAGCACAATCACAGCGAACATGGCGGCGAGCCGGTGGCCGACTTGCGCGTGCGCTACGCGCCGCTGCGCGGGGCACAGATTCCCGAAGCGGTGGTGCCGGACATGATCGACGAGTTCCCGGCGCTGTTCGTCGCCGCGGCCGCCGCGCAGGGCCAGACCTTGGTCACCGGCGCGGCCGAGCTGCGGGTCAAGGAATCCGACCGCTTGGCCGCGATGGCCACCGGCCTGCGTAGCCTGGGCATCGTGGTGGACGAGACGCCCGACGGCGCCACGATCCATGGCGGTCCGCTGGGTGGCGGGGTGATCGAAAGCCATGGCGACCATCGCATCGCGATGGCGTTCGCCATTGCCGGCCAGCTGGCCGATGGCGAGGTGCGGATCAACGATGTGGCCAACGTGGCGACCTCGTTCCCGGGCTTCGACACGCTGGCGCGCAATGCCGGATTCGGGTTGGTCGCTAGCGAGTGA
- a CDS encoding energy transducer TonB produces MSTSPPSSNTGIVLRVPRRLLVIVGIAFCAGLLLFLAVWLVGRKDNDFYKPQPAQVQQDAAEIKPLPEPLPAGSGASDMPQAKPPAAEDAPKLVETAPPAPPPADAMAPVPGGTEGAAAGTNGTALAPGDRPVPLEGQPPPRYPSAALRRGDSGTVVVRVEVDASGTPGGVALVKRSGSRELDRAAMEAVRRWRFRPAQQKGQAVAGSLEIPFDFKPTQ; encoded by the coding sequence ATGTCCACGTCGCCTCCGTCCTCCAACACCGGCATCGTGCTGCGCGTGCCGCGCCGCCTCCTCGTGATCGTCGGCATCGCCTTCTGCGCAGGGTTGCTGCTGTTCCTGGCGGTATGGCTGGTCGGGCGCAAGGACAACGACTTCTACAAGCCGCAGCCGGCGCAGGTGCAGCAGGATGCGGCGGAGATCAAGCCGCTGCCCGAACCCCTGCCCGCCGGCAGCGGCGCCAGCGACATGCCGCAGGCCAAGCCGCCGGCAGCGGAAGATGCGCCGAAACTGGTCGAGACCGCGCCGCCTGCCCCGCCTCCCGCCGATGCGATGGCGCCGGTGCCGGGCGGCACCGAAGGCGCTGCTGCGGGGACGAACGGCACCGCGCTGGCGCCGGGCGATCGTCCGGTGCCGCTGGAAGGGCAACCGCCGCCGCGCTATCCGTCGGCGGCCTTGCGCCGTGGCGACAGCGGTACGGTGGTGGTGCGGGTAGAGGTGGACGCCAGCGGCACCCCCGGTGGCGTAGCCCTGGTCAAGCGCAGCGGTTCGCGCGAACTGGATCGCGCGGCGATGGAAGCCGTGCGCCGTTGGCGCTTCCGCCCGGCGCAGCAGAAGGGTCAGGCGGTCGCCGGCAGCCTCGAGATTCCGTTCGATTTCAAGCCGACTCAGTAA
- a CDS encoding LysR family transcriptional regulator has protein sequence MHDLNDLYYFAMVVDHGGFAAAERALGIPKSRLSRRISQLETDLGVRLLQRSTRRFAVTDLGMSVHRHAQTMLAEAQAAREVVDRLSAEPRGLVRVSVPVSLAQMQLPKLLPMFLDQYPKVRLQLNISNRRVDIINEGYDVALRVRSRLDDDGSLVMRSFGQVQELLVASPKYLDRAGRPKDPEELASHVTLSISEDEARQRWELHGPAGEVRRVDLQPRVAGFDFPLLQSMVKDGFGITLLPETVCADAVRNGELEVVLPEWSLPQGICHAVFASRRGLLPAVRVFIDFLAEHLPRQIEASRLDCSGCPERIKVKHSTLGAMAVEAG, from the coding sequence ATGCACGATCTCAACGACCTGTACTACTTCGCGATGGTGGTCGATCACGGCGGTTTCGCCGCCGCCGAGCGCGCCCTGGGCATTCCCAAGTCGCGCCTGAGCCGCCGCATCAGCCAACTGGAAACCGATCTGGGCGTGCGCCTGCTGCAGCGCTCCACACGCCGCTTCGCGGTCACCGACCTGGGCATGAGCGTGCATCGCCACGCGCAGACGATGCTGGCCGAGGCGCAGGCCGCGCGCGAGGTGGTGGACCGGCTCAGCGCCGAGCCACGCGGCCTGGTGCGGGTCAGCGTGCCGGTGTCGCTGGCGCAGATGCAGCTGCCCAAGCTGCTGCCGATGTTCCTCGACCAATACCCGAAAGTGCGCCTGCAGCTGAACATCAGCAACCGCCGCGTGGACATCATCAACGAAGGCTACGATGTCGCGCTGCGCGTGCGCTCGCGCCTGGACGACGACGGCAGCCTGGTGATGCGCAGCTTCGGCCAGGTGCAGGAACTGCTGGTCGCCAGTCCCAAGTACCTTGACCGCGCCGGCCGTCCGAAGGATCCGGAAGAACTGGCTTCGCACGTGACCTTGAGCATCAGCGAGGACGAGGCAAGGCAGCGCTGGGAACTGCACGGACCGGCCGGCGAAGTGCGCCGCGTCGACCTGCAGCCACGCGTGGCCGGCTTCGACTTCCCGCTGTTGCAGTCGATGGTCAAGGACGGCTTCGGCATCACCCTGCTGCCGGAAACGGTCTGCGCCGACGCCGTGCGCAACGGCGAACTGGAAGTGGTGCTGCCGGAATGGTCGCTGCCGCAGGGCATCTGCCACGCCGTGTTCGCCTCGCGCCGCGGCCTGCTGCCGGCGGTACGCGTGTTCATCGACTTCCTCGCCGAGCACCTGCCGCGCCAGATCGAGGCCTCGCGCCTGGACTGCAGCGGCTGCCCGGAACGGATCAAGGTCAAGCATTCGACCCTGGGCGCGATGGCGGTCGAGGCCGGCTGA
- the serS gene encoding serine--tRNA ligase, whose protein sequence is MLDPVLLRQQPADLAERLRTSRGYALDVAVLEALEADRKRIQVRTQELQSLRNSRSKAIGQAKAKGEDVAALMAEVAGFGDELKASEQRLDEIRAQLDTLALEIPNLPQADVPAGKDEADNVEVQRWGTPRTFDFEVKDHVELGARHAWLDGETAAKLSGARFTVLRGPIARLHRALAQFMLDLHTGPHEYQETNVPVIVNADSLYGTGQLPKFEEDMFATQLGEQKRYLISTSEISLTNLVRDEIVEAERLPLRMTAHSLCFRSEAGSGGRDTRGMIRQHQFEKVELVSICRPEDSAAEHERMTRCAEVVLETLGLPYRKVLLCTGDMGFAATKTYDLEVWLPSQQTYREISSCSNCGDFQARRMQARWRNPATGKPELLHTLNGSGTAVGRAMIAVMENYQNADGSIDVPDALRPYMGGIDRIG, encoded by the coding sequence ATGCTCGATCCCGTCCTGCTCCGCCAACAGCCCGCCGACCTCGCCGAGCGCCTGCGCACCAGCCGCGGCTATGCGCTGGACGTGGCCGTCCTGGAAGCCCTGGAGGCCGACCGCAAGCGCATCCAGGTGCGGACCCAGGAACTGCAGAGCCTGCGCAACAGCCGTTCCAAGGCGATCGGCCAGGCCAAGGCCAAGGGCGAGGACGTGGCCGCACTGATGGCCGAAGTCGCCGGATTCGGCGACGAACTGAAGGCCTCCGAACAGCGCCTGGACGAGATCCGCGCGCAGTTGGACACGCTGGCGCTGGAGATTCCCAACCTGCCGCAGGCCGACGTGCCGGCCGGCAAGGACGAGGCCGACAACGTCGAGGTACAGCGCTGGGGCACGCCGCGCACCTTCGATTTCGAAGTCAAGGATCATGTGGAACTGGGCGCGCGCCACGCCTGGCTGGACGGCGAGACCGCGGCCAAGCTGTCGGGCGCGCGTTTCACTGTGCTGCGCGGACCGATCGCGCGCCTGCACCGCGCGCTGGCGCAGTTCATGCTCGACCTGCATACCGGTCCGCACGAATACCAGGAAACCAACGTGCCGGTGATCGTCAACGCCGACAGCCTGTACGGCACCGGCCAGTTGCCCAAGTTCGAAGAGGACATGTTCGCCACCCAGTTAGGCGAGCAGAAGCGCTACCTGATCTCCACCTCGGAAATCTCGCTGACCAACCTGGTCCGCGACGAGATCGTCGAGGCCGAACGCCTGCCGCTGCGCATGACCGCGCACTCGCTGTGCTTCCGCTCCGAGGCCGGCAGCGGCGGCCGCGACACCCGCGGCATGATCCGCCAGCACCAGTTCGAGAAGGTGGAACTGGTCAGCATCTGTCGCCCCGAGGACAGCGCCGCCGAGCACGAGCGCATGACCCGCTGCGCCGAGGTGGTGCTGGAGACGCTGGGGCTGCCGTACCGCAAGGTGCTGCTGTGCACCGGCGACATGGGCTTCGCCGCGACCAAGACCTACGACCTGGAAGTCTGGCTACCGTCGCAGCAGACCTACCGCGAGATTTCCTCGTGCTCCAACTGCGGCGACTTCCAGGCGCGGCGCATGCAGGCGCGCTGGCGCAATCCCGCCACCGGCAAGCCGGAACTGCTGCACACGCTCAACGGCTCCGGCACCGCGGTCGGCCGCGCGATGATCGCGGTGATGGAGAACTACCAGAACGCTGACGGCTCGATCGACGTGCCCGACGCGCTGCGTCCGTACATGGGCGGTATCGACCGCATCGGTTGA